One window of Streptomyces sp. FIT100 genomic DNA carries:
- a CDS encoding DUF4239 domain-containing protein, translated as MSEWVVLTIAMAAACVVVLTITVINNRRIGEDDDPSETPSVIEYMTMMIGVVYAIVLGLAIAGVWEARGAAQDSVRQEAQALHEVYVRAEVYPADVRSRIRHDVDAYVSHVVTAEWRHMAERGTLSAQGTRLLDRVRRDVTDYVPRTDHEGQAYQPLVDQVAAADDARGTRGQGIEATMPGVVWFGLITGAVVTVGLIFTLQIRRTWRELLLAGLFSALIAFLLFLIWDFDAPFGRGISATADPFTALFPHLRS; from the coding sequence GTGTCGGAATGGGTCGTCCTGACGATCGCGATGGCCGCTGCGTGCGTGGTCGTCCTGACCATCACGGTCATCAACAACCGGCGGATCGGCGAGGACGACGATCCGTCGGAGACGCCCAGCGTCATCGAGTACATGACGATGATGATCGGCGTGGTGTACGCGATCGTGCTCGGCCTCGCCATCGCCGGGGTCTGGGAGGCGCGCGGCGCCGCCCAGGACTCGGTCCGCCAGGAGGCACAGGCGCTGCACGAGGTGTACGTCCGTGCCGAGGTGTACCCCGCCGATGTCCGCTCCCGGATCCGGCACGACGTCGACGCCTACGTCTCCCACGTCGTCACCGCGGAGTGGCGCCACATGGCCGAGCGGGGCACGCTCAGCGCACAGGGCACCCGGCTCCTCGACCGGGTGCGGCGGGATGTGACGGACTACGTCCCGAGGACCGACCACGAGGGGCAGGCGTACCAGCCGCTCGTCGACCAGGTCGCCGCCGCGGACGACGCCAGGGGCACCCGGGGCCAGGGCATCGAGGCGACGATGCCGGGTGTGGTGTGGTTCGGTCTGATCACGGGCGCCGTGGTAACCGTTGGCCTGATCTTTACGCTACAGATTCGACGGACATGGCGGGAACTTCTCCTCGCGGGGCTGTTCAGCGCCTTGATCGCCTTTCTGCTCTTTCTGATCTGGGATTTCGACGCACCTTTCGGCCGGGGTATTTCGGCCACGGCCGATCCCTTCACGGCTCTCTTCCCGCACCTCCGTTCCTGA
- a CDS encoding SAM-dependent methyltransferase — translation MERPAWAPPGIDISVPSVSRIYDYYLGGSHNFEVDREAARRAMEFVPGLPKIMQANRAVMRRAVRFAVSEGITQFLDIGSGIPTFGNVHEIAQEASPGARVVYVDHDPVAVAHSQAVLEGNENTGIAGADLRKPQEILGSPEVARLLDLERPVALLLVSVLHFIEDADDPQGAVAELGAALAPGSLILVTHAAYDGVPVPKEQVGGVVGVYSDISNPLVMRTREEIARFFDGFELVEPGLVSMGNWRPDTPAEQEDPYAFSGFAGVGRKA, via the coding sequence ATGGAGCGTCCCGCCTGGGCCCCGCCGGGCATCGACATATCGGTGCCGAGCGTGTCCCGCATTTACGACTACTACCTGGGCGGCTCGCACAATTTCGAGGTCGACAGGGAAGCCGCGCGCAGGGCCATGGAGTTCGTGCCGGGACTCCCCAAGATCATGCAGGCGAACCGGGCGGTCATGCGCCGGGCGGTGCGCTTCGCGGTGAGCGAGGGCATCACCCAGTTCCTCGACATCGGCTCCGGCATCCCGACCTTCGGCAATGTCCACGAAATCGCCCAGGAGGCCAGCCCCGGAGCGCGGGTCGTGTACGTCGACCACGACCCGGTGGCCGTCGCGCACAGCCAGGCGGTCCTGGAGGGGAACGAGAACACCGGGATCGCCGGCGCCGATCTGCGCAAGCCGCAGGAGATCCTCGGCAGCCCCGAGGTCGCCCGGCTGCTCGACCTGGAGCGCCCCGTCGCCCTGCTCCTCGTCTCCGTGCTGCACTTCATCGAGGACGCGGACGACCCGCAGGGCGCCGTCGCCGAACTCGGCGCCGCCCTCGCACCCGGCAGCCTCATCCTCGTCACCCACGCCGCCTACGACGGCGTCCCCGTACCCAAGGAGCAGGTCGGCGGCGTGGTCGGCGTCTACAGCGACATCAGCAACCCGCTCGTGATGCGCACCCGCGAGGAGATCGCCCGCTTCTTCGACGGCTTCGAACTGGTCGAGCCGGGGCTGGTGTCGATGGGGAACTGGCGCCCCGACACCCCGGCCGAGCAGGAGGATCCCTACGCCTTCTCCGGCTTCGCCGGCGTGGGGCGCAAGGCGTGA
- a CDS encoding bifunctional diguanylate cyclase/phosphodiesterase gives MKVPSQAAASAADPDGPEDRLRRFATIWSRAIFPVTATSLTRSEFERHLLPLARRLSDALRRRPFDTAAAHGVGAALVHAHCTDPDALSRTLGVVDAYLVLYCGDEQEQAEDSRARCARLQHALAAGYAQALRERTLSEQEAIARSALAARSDAMEALHATETRFRAVFEGAAVGIGIADLEGNVLEVNDTLTRMFGGLEHHVRGRKVHEWAHPEDRPQVWDLYEELVRGEREHFRAEKPFYRNDGTVLWTNLTVSLLRDAEGRPQYQLALMEDTTERRLLNLRLRYEATHDALTGLPNRTLFFERLEKTLAAGEETRFGLCYLDLDGFKAINDSLGHSAGDRLLVEIADRLQSCATAPGEMVARLGGDEFVALTTGAESEREVRDLAARVLAVLNTPVTLDGREISVRGSIGIVEGRAGEQTSAEVLRSADITMYRAKAAGGNRFEFADAEADARAITRHGLTTALPAALERGEFFIEYQPLVHLGDGSVYGAEALVRWCHPQHGVLGPDRFIPLAEHTGLIVPLGRWVLQEAVSQARFWHQQTPLGPHGRPLRINVNLSPTQLHHPGLVADTVAVLERSGLEPAALCLEVTESALIGADEDLLKPLRQLAEMGVDIALDDFGTGYSNLANLRRLPVSVLKLDRSFTQGMQRHPADPVDLKIVEGIVSLAHSLDLAVTVEGVETGAQAEQLRDLGCDTAQGWYYARPGPPDRLHALSLADAV, from the coding sequence GTGAAGGTGCCGTCGCAGGCAGCGGCGTCCGCGGCGGACCCCGACGGCCCAGAGGACAGACTCCGCCGGTTCGCGACCATCTGGAGCCGGGCGATCTTCCCGGTCACGGCCACCTCGCTGACCAGATCCGAGTTCGAGCGGCATCTGCTGCCACTGGCCCGTCGGTTGAGCGACGCGCTGCGCAGACGCCCCTTCGACACCGCCGCCGCCCACGGCGTGGGCGCCGCCCTCGTCCACGCCCACTGCACCGACCCGGACGCGCTCAGCCGCACGCTCGGCGTCGTCGACGCGTATCTGGTCCTCTACTGCGGTGACGAGCAGGAACAGGCCGAGGACAGCCGGGCCCGCTGCGCCCGGCTCCAGCACGCGCTCGCCGCCGGCTACGCCCAGGCCCTGCGCGAGCGGACGCTCAGCGAGCAGGAGGCCATCGCCCGGTCGGCGCTCGCCGCGCGCAGCGACGCCATGGAGGCGCTGCACGCGACCGAGACGCGCTTTCGCGCCGTGTTCGAGGGCGCGGCGGTCGGTATCGGCATCGCCGACCTCGAAGGCAACGTACTGGAGGTCAACGACACCCTGACGCGGATGTTCGGGGGCCTGGAGCACCACGTCCGGGGCCGCAAGGTCCACGAGTGGGCCCACCCCGAGGACCGGCCGCAGGTGTGGGACCTGTACGAGGAGCTCGTACGCGGCGAACGCGAGCACTTCCGGGCCGAGAAGCCGTTCTACCGCAACGACGGCACCGTGCTCTGGACCAACCTCACGGTCTCGCTGCTGCGCGACGCCGAGGGCAGACCCCAGTACCAGCTCGCGCTGATGGAGGACACCACCGAGCGCCGCCTGCTCAACCTGCGGCTGCGGTACGAGGCCACGCACGACGCGCTCACCGGACTGCCCAACCGCACGCTGTTCTTCGAACGGCTGGAGAAGACACTGGCCGCCGGCGAGGAGACGCGCTTCGGGCTCTGCTACCTCGACCTCGACGGCTTCAAGGCGATCAACGACAGCCTCGGCCACTCGGCCGGCGACCGGCTGCTCGTGGAGATCGCGGACCGGCTCCAGAGCTGCGCCACCGCGCCCGGTGAGATGGTCGCCCGGCTGGGCGGCGACGAGTTCGTGGCGCTGACCACCGGTGCGGAGAGCGAGCGCGAGGTCCGCGACCTCGCCGCCCGGGTCCTCGCGGTGCTGAACACACCCGTCACGCTCGACGGCCGGGAGATCAGCGTCCGCGGCAGCATCGGCATCGTCGAGGGACGCGCCGGGGAGCAGACCTCCGCGGAGGTGCTGCGCAGCGCCGACATCACCATGTACCGGGCCAAGGCGGCGGGCGGCAACCGCTTCGAGTTCGCCGACGCCGAGGCGGACGCCCGCGCGATCACCCGCCACGGACTGACCACGGCGCTGCCGGCGGCGCTGGAGCGCGGCGAGTTCTTCATCGAGTACCAGCCGCTGGTGCACCTCGGCGACGGCAGCGTGTACGGGGCGGAGGCGCTGGTGCGCTGGTGCCATCCGCAGCACGGTGTCCTCGGCCCCGACCGGTTCATCCCGCTCGCCGAACACACCGGCCTGATCGTGCCGCTGGGCCGCTGGGTGCTCCAGGAGGCGGTGAGCCAGGCCCGGTTCTGGCACCAGCAGACCCCGCTCGGCCCCCACGGCCGGCCGCTGCGGATCAACGTCAACCTGTCACCGACCCAGCTGCACCACCCCGGACTCGTCGCCGACACGGTCGCCGTGCTGGAGCGCTCGGGACTGGAGCCGGCGGCACTGTGCCTGGAGGTGACCGAGTCCGCGCTGATCGGCGCGGACGAGGACCTGCTGAAGCCGCTGCGGCAACTCGCCGAGATGGGCGTCGACATCGCGCTCGACGACTTCGGCACGGGCTACTCGAACCTGGCGAACCTGCGGCGGCTGCCGGTGAGCGTGCTGAAGCTGGACCGCTCCTTCACCCAGGGCATGCAGCGGCATCCGGCGGACCCGGTGGACCTGAAGATCGTCGAGGGGATCGTCTCACTGGCCCACAGCCTGGACCTGGCCGTCACGGTGGAGGGCGTGGAGACGGGGGCGCAGGCGGAGCAACTGCGGGACCTGGGCTGCGACACGGCCCAGGGCTGGTACTACGCCCGTCCCGGCCCCCCGGACCGCCTTCACGCCCTGTCCCTGGCGGACGCGGTCTAG
- a CDS encoding DUF2201 family putative metallopeptidase, producing the protein MSRPAGRAAQGKKARNDAATQEFLAGLAVVQRNPALAALEADVCRSRDCALNPRHGLAAVDSNGKIHVHPDRRAEPAEWAWAVAHCLIHLGFGHVPADQRSRPQPDRFDLAARCVVVNRFLLTFPAGRAPDRLPASYPDGDEEQLATRWRRDGIPAAYEHCGTGGEAPDQILVPWSRWHTPADWQLAFAHALTRTMSAAMDVAGGRRDTLTGERLPARPWDRALSWFITSYPLLGGIAAGMKLVADAELARAHSIAVAAVDATLGEIYVNPLRRYDDEEWRFILAHEMLHAALRHGDRRGARDPYLFNVAADYVINGWLVEMGVGTMPEGLLYDPALRNLSAEEVYDRIVTDARRIRRLATLRGKGIGDILGEPLGGGPRDWVDLDEFYRRGLVQGLDLHLGGERALLPAGLVQEIRALAHPPVPWDARLARWFDEYVPRPEAVRSYARPARRQASTPDIPRAGRYFPPEEVARCTFGVVLDTSGSMSARLLGKALGAIASYAEARDVPAARVVFCDAAAYDAGYLPPTEIAGRVRVRGRGGTVLQPGIDLLRRAEDFPATAPVLIITDGYCDVLRVRPEHAYLVPEGASLPFTPRGPVFRLR; encoded by the coding sequence ATGAGCCGGCCGGCGGGCCGGGCGGCGCAGGGGAAGAAGGCCCGGAACGACGCGGCCACCCAGGAGTTCCTCGCCGGACTGGCCGTCGTCCAGCGCAACCCGGCCCTCGCCGCGCTGGAAGCCGATGTCTGCCGCAGCCGCGACTGCGCTCTGAACCCGCGCCACGGTCTGGCCGCCGTCGACTCCAACGGCAAGATCCATGTCCACCCCGACCGCCGTGCCGAACCGGCCGAGTGGGCCTGGGCCGTCGCCCACTGCCTCATCCATCTCGGCTTCGGCCATGTCCCCGCCGACCAGCGTTCCCGTCCGCAGCCCGACCGGTTCGACCTCGCCGCCCGCTGCGTCGTCGTCAACCGCTTCCTGCTCACCTTCCCCGCCGGCCGCGCCCCCGACCGCCTCCCCGCGTCCTACCCCGACGGCGACGAGGAACAACTCGCCACCCGCTGGCGGCGCGACGGCATCCCCGCCGCGTACGAACACTGCGGCACGGGAGGGGAGGCCCCCGACCAGATCCTCGTGCCATGGTCGCGGTGGCACACCCCGGCCGACTGGCAGCTCGCGTTCGCCCATGCCCTGACCCGCACCATGTCCGCCGCCATGGACGTCGCGGGCGGCCGGCGCGACACGCTCACCGGCGAACGGCTCCCGGCGCGGCCCTGGGACCGCGCGCTCAGCTGGTTCATCACCTCCTACCCGCTGCTCGGCGGCATCGCGGCGGGCATGAAACTCGTCGCCGACGCCGAACTCGCCCGCGCCCACAGCATCGCCGTCGCCGCCGTCGACGCCACGCTCGGCGAGATCTACGTCAATCCGCTGCGCCGCTACGACGACGAGGAATGGCGTTTCATCCTCGCCCACGAGATGCTGCACGCGGCCCTGCGCCACGGTGACCGGCGCGGCGCCCGCGACCCGTACCTCTTCAACGTGGCCGCCGACTACGTCATCAACGGCTGGCTCGTCGAGATGGGCGTCGGCACGATGCCCGAAGGACTGCTGTACGACCCGGCATTGAGGAACCTGTCCGCGGAGGAGGTGTACGACCGGATCGTCACCGACGCCCGCCGGATCCGGCGCCTGGCCACCCTCCGCGGCAAGGGCATCGGCGACATCCTCGGTGAACCGCTCGGCGGCGGCCCCCGGGACTGGGTCGACCTCGACGAGTTCTACCGGCGCGGCCTGGTCCAGGGACTCGATCTGCACCTCGGCGGCGAACGGGCGCTGCTGCCCGCCGGACTGGTCCAGGAGATCCGGGCACTGGCCCACCCGCCGGTGCCGTGGGACGCCCGGCTGGCCCGCTGGTTCGACGAGTACGTGCCCCGCCCGGAGGCCGTGCGCAGCTACGCGCGGCCCGCCCGCCGCCAGGCGTCCACCCCCGACATCCCGCGCGCCGGACGGTACTTCCCGCCCGAGGAGGTCGCCCGCTGCACCTTCGGCGTCGTCCTTGACACCTCCGGATCCATGAGCGCCCGGCTGCTCGGCAAGGCGCTCGGCGCCATCGCCTCGTACGCCGAGGCCCGCGACGTACCGGCCGCGCGGGTGGTCTTCTGCGATGCCGCCGCTTACGACGCGGGTTATCTGCCGCCGACGGAGATCGCCGGCAGGGTCCGTGTGCGCGGCCGCGGCGGCACCGTCCTCCAGCCGGGGATCGACCTCCTGCGCCGCGCGGAGGACTTCCCGGCCACGGCGCCCGTGCTCATCATCACGGACGGCTACTGCGACGTGCTCCGCGTACGCCCCGAACACGCCTACCTCGTCCCGGAGGGCGCCTCGCTCCCCTTCACACCCCGCGGCCCGGTGTTCCGTCTGCGCTAG
- a CDS encoding SCO0930 family lipoprotein, with the protein MKTWRNVSLAVTATAVLALTTACGQEQGTATPNGQAVGAANPAQQPAADGYGSDYGSGGDAAAAPKTAGQLAVVDSKKLGKVLTDSEGFTLYRFDKDTASPAKSNCEGECAKVWPVVAAGDVTAAPGTDESLIGEVTRTDGTKQLTVDGWPMYRYAKDTKPGDINGQGVGGTWFASAPDGKKAAPGGADGAESGDADLAGLSVRNDPKLGEIVVDKNGMTVYRFMKDSAWPMKTACTGACLEKWPVVEPVDKNDTEGVLKKGFVTFDRPDGIKQQTIDCWPIYTFAGDEKPGDTNGQGVGGTWFAVSPEGKPVGAPKK; encoded by the coding sequence ATGAAGACCTGGCGGAACGTCTCGCTCGCGGTGACTGCGACGGCCGTACTCGCGCTGACGACGGCGTGCGGTCAGGAACAGGGCACGGCAACACCCAATGGCCAGGCGGTCGGCGCGGCCAACCCCGCACAGCAGCCGGCCGCCGACGGCTACGGCTCCGACTACGGCTCCGGCGGCGACGCCGCCGCCGCACCCAAGACCGCGGGCCAGCTCGCCGTCGTGGACAGCAAGAAGCTCGGCAAGGTCCTCACCGACAGCGAGGGCTTCACCCTCTACCGCTTCGACAAGGACACCGCAAGCCCGGCGAAGTCGAATTGCGAAGGCGAGTGCGCGAAGGTGTGGCCCGTCGTGGCCGCGGGCGACGTCACCGCCGCACCGGGCACCGACGAGTCGCTCATCGGTGAGGTCACCCGCACCGACGGCACCAAGCAACTCACCGTCGACGGCTGGCCGATGTACCGCTACGCCAAGGACACCAAGCCCGGCGACATCAACGGCCAGGGCGTGGGCGGCACCTGGTTCGCCTCCGCACCCGACGGCAAGAAGGCCGCCCCCGGCGGCGCGGACGGCGCCGAGAGCGGCGACGCGGACCTGGCCGGGCTGTCGGTCCGCAACGACCCCAAGCTCGGCGAGATCGTCGTCGACAAGAACGGCATGACGGTCTACCGCTTCATGAAGGACTCCGCCTGGCCGATGAAGACGGCCTGCACCGGGGCCTGCCTGGAGAAGTGGCCGGTCGTCGAGCCGGTGGACAAGAACGACACCGAGGGCGTCCTGAAGAAGGGCTTCGTCACCTTCGACCGCCCCGACGGCATCAAGCAGCAGACCATCGACTGCTGGCCGATCTACACCTTCGCCGGTGACGAGAAGCCGGGCGACACCAACGGCCAGGGCGTGGGCGGCACCTGGTTCGCCGTCTCGCCCGAGGGCAAGCCGGTCGGTGCGCCCAAAAAGTAG
- a CDS encoding helix-turn-helix domain-containing protein, translated as MDEAMDRTLDAVGPRLKRLRQHRDVTLAALAEETGISTSTLSRLEAGLRRPTLEQLLPLARAHGVTLDELVDAPPTGDPRIHLRPIPCGDGSVVLPLTRRPGGIQAYKFVLPTGSDDAAPELRTHEGYDWVYVLNGTLRLVLGEHDLVLRPGEAAEFDTRTPHWFGATGAGPVEFLSLIGKQGERTHVRALPAPGPAR; from the coding sequence ATGGACGAAGCCATGGACCGCACTCTCGACGCTGTCGGACCGAGGCTGAAACGCCTCCGGCAGCACCGCGACGTCACCCTCGCCGCCCTCGCGGAGGAGACCGGCATCTCCACCAGCACCTTGTCCCGGCTGGAGGCCGGTCTGCGGCGTCCCACGCTCGAACAGCTGCTTCCGCTCGCTCGCGCCCACGGGGTCACCCTCGACGAGCTCGTCGACGCGCCGCCGACCGGCGACCCCCGCATCCATCTGCGTCCCATTCCCTGCGGTGACGGCTCGGTGGTCCTGCCGCTGACCCGCAGGCCCGGAGGGATCCAGGCGTACAAGTTCGTCCTGCCGACCGGGAGCGACGACGCCGCACCCGAGCTGCGCACCCACGAGGGCTACGACTGGGTCTACGTCCTCAACGGCACGCTCCGCCTGGTGCTCGGGGAACACGACCTCGTCCTCAGGCCCGGGGAGGCCGCCGAGTTCGACACGCGCACCCCGCACTGGTTCGGGGCCACCGGTGCTGGTCCCGTCGAGTTCCTGAGTCTCATCGGGAAGCAAGGCGAACGCACGCACGTCCGTGCGCTGCCGGCACCCGGCCCGGCCCGGTAG
- a CDS encoding LysR family transcriptional regulator has translation MQFQQLQYFVAVAETRHFTRAAERVHVSQPSLSQQIRALEKELGAELFSRARGNIALTDAGEALLPLARRILADTDTARREVQELAQLRRGRIRLGATPSVCTGLLPDVLRAFHDLHPGIELLIEESGSHDLVRELARGALDLALVVLPLPTPSPALSTVELLQEDLVVVSAAAAPAPRRPVRIADLEGERLVMFRHGYDLRELTVAACRAEGFEPSFTVEGGEMDAVLGFVRAGLGMAVVPRMVAARAGRDLRVTALARPGLRRTIALAHRSDVAPPRAARELQRMLLRSRLTAPAEV, from the coding sequence ATGCAGTTCCAGCAGCTCCAGTACTTCGTGGCCGTGGCCGAGACCCGGCACTTCACACGGGCGGCGGAGCGGGTCCATGTGTCGCAGCCGTCGCTGTCCCAGCAGATCCGGGCGCTGGAGAAGGAGCTCGGGGCGGAGCTCTTCAGCCGTGCCCGCGGCAACATCGCGCTCACGGACGCGGGCGAGGCGCTGCTGCCGCTGGCCCGGCGGATCCTGGCGGACACGGACACGGCCCGGCGGGAAGTGCAGGAGCTGGCGCAGTTGCGGCGCGGCCGGATCAGGCTCGGCGCGACGCCGAGCGTGTGCACCGGCCTGCTGCCGGACGTGCTGCGCGCCTTTCACGATCTGCACCCGGGGATCGAGCTGCTGATCGAGGAGAGCGGCTCCCACGACCTCGTACGGGAGCTCGCGCGCGGCGCGCTCGATCTGGCGCTGGTGGTACTGCCGCTGCCGACGCCCTCACCGGCGCTGTCGACGGTGGAACTGCTCCAGGAGGATCTGGTGGTGGTGTCGGCGGCGGCCGCTCCTGCACCGCGGCGGCCGGTGCGGATCGCGGATCTGGAGGGTGAGCGGCTGGTGATGTTCCGGCACGGGTACGACCTGCGGGAGCTGACGGTGGCGGCGTGCCGGGCGGAGGGGTTCGAGCCGTCGTTCACGGTCGAGGGCGGGGAGATGGACGCGGTGCTGGGGTTCGTGCGGGCGGGGCTTGGCATGGCGGTGGTGCCGCGGATGGTCGCGGCGCGGGCGGGCCGCGACCTCCGGGTCACCGCGCTGGCCCGCCCCGGTCTGCGCCGGACGATCGCGCTGGCCCACCGCAGCGACGTGGCGCCGCCGCGGGCGGCGCGCGAGCTCCAGCGGATGCTGCTGCGCTCGCGCCTGACGGCGCCTGCGGAGGTGTGA
- a CDS encoding class F sortase, which translates to MGQDWTGSESRRRSPWGALALVMLTGLALVRNGVDVGMGPPQPAVAAGLDSRRTYQDPVPLTATVEPLPYAPASKIGIPALRVNAPIIDVGLDANGWIEAPAPADPNLAGWYQNGIAPGQQGTAVIVGHVDNAGGPAVFYGLGALQKGQHVEVGRFDGRTAVFEVYAIEVFGKNDFPGARVYGDTGSPELRVITCGGGYSRATGYDGNVVVFARMISAR; encoded by the coding sequence ATGGGCCAGGACTGGACCGGCTCGGAGTCGAGGAGACGCTCCCCCTGGGGCGCACTGGCTCTCGTCATGCTCACCGGCCTCGCGCTGGTGCGCAACGGTGTCGACGTGGGCATGGGGCCGCCGCAGCCCGCCGTCGCGGCCGGCCTGGACAGCCGCCGCACCTATCAGGACCCGGTGCCGCTGACCGCGACGGTCGAGCCGCTGCCGTACGCCCCCGCGTCCAAGATCGGCATTCCGGCGCTCCGCGTGAACGCGCCGATCATCGACGTCGGTCTGGACGCAAACGGCTGGATCGAGGCCCCGGCCCCGGCGGACCCCAACCTGGCCGGCTGGTACCAGAACGGCATCGCCCCGGGGCAGCAGGGCACCGCGGTGATCGTCGGACACGTCGACAACGCCGGCGGCCCGGCCGTCTTCTACGGGCTCGGTGCGCTGCAGAAGGGCCAGCACGTCGAGGTGGGCCGCTTCGACGGCAGGACCGCCGTCTTCGAGGTGTACGCGATCGAGGTCTTCGGCAAGAACGACTTCCCCGGCGCCCGGGTGTACGGCGACACCGGAAGCCCCGAGCTGAGGGTGATCACCTGCGGTGGCGGCTACTCGCGGGCGACCGGCTACGACGGCAACGTCGTCGTCTTCGCCCGGATGATCTCGGCGCGGTGA
- a CDS encoding bifunctional 2-polyprenyl-6-hydroxyphenol methylase/3-demethylubiquinol 3-O-methyltransferase UbiG yields the protein MPHAFDKDFWERHWQQVRAAGPGSMGGNPPNPYLARETGGLTPGTALDAGCGGGAEAIWLASRGWHVTAADISSEALARAAERAATSGAAERLQWVEADLGIWSPAAQFDLVMTHYAHPAMPQLEFYDRIADWVAPGGTLLIVGHLDTPDSTGHGHRPPAEASATSGAVTARMDAVEWEIVTAEEHLRTGHGGRAVPLHDVVVRAVRRR from the coding sequence ATGCCGCACGCATTCGACAAGGACTTCTGGGAGCGGCACTGGCAACAGGTGCGGGCCGCGGGCCCAGGCTCCATGGGCGGCAACCCTCCGAACCCGTACCTCGCTCGTGAGACCGGCGGCCTGACGCCGGGCACCGCACTGGACGCGGGGTGCGGCGGCGGTGCCGAGGCGATCTGGCTCGCCTCCCGTGGCTGGCACGTCACCGCGGCCGACATCTCGTCCGAGGCCCTCGCTCGCGCCGCCGAGCGCGCGGCGACGAGCGGGGCCGCCGAGCGCCTGCAGTGGGTCGAGGCGGATCTGGGCATCTGGAGCCCGGCCGCGCAGTTCGACCTGGTCATGACGCACTACGCCCACCCGGCCATGCCCCAGCTGGAGTTCTACGACCGCATCGCCGACTGGGTGGCTCCCGGCGGCACGCTGCTCATCGTGGGGCATCTGGACACCCCGGACTCCACCGGCCACGGGCACCGTCCTCCCGCCGAGGCGTCGGCCACCTCCGGGGCCGTCACCGCACGCATGGACGCCGTGGAGTGGGAGATCGTCACCGCCGAAGAGCACCTCCGCACCGGCCACGGGGGCCGGGCGGTCCCCCTCCACGATGTCGTCGTGCGCGCCGTCCGACGCCGCTGA
- a CDS encoding ATP-binding protein, which translates to MQAAVTITPARVPELLLGLATVRPVFLWGAPGIGKSSLVRNFAESLGLECVSLLGTQLAPEDLIGVPQIRDGRSVFCPPEAIARDEPYCLFLDELNAATPDVQKAFYSLILDRRIGTYELPAGSIVIGAGNRATDNALARPIASALVNRLTHVHLRASATDWLVWAGENGIHPWVVDYLGDRPDHLWSQPPKTEEPFSTPRSWHMLSDALHSFGPTLDEETLKIVAHGTLTPAHAVSFCGYAKIVRHAYGIDAIIKGDASWPRRIEDRDLLYYLADAFRGRLVKELPATKDQIPPALRQTAHRAKTLLVQLAEISVEVAQTVIRDDEDGQPVLPAWFLVEAARDMPRLVEARR; encoded by the coding sequence TTGCAGGCAGCCGTCACCATCACGCCCGCCCGTGTGCCCGAGCTGCTGCTCGGACTCGCCACCGTGCGACCCGTGTTCCTGTGGGGTGCCCCCGGCATCGGCAAGTCGTCCCTCGTACGGAACTTCGCCGAGTCCCTGGGCCTGGAGTGCGTCAGCCTGCTCGGCACCCAGCTCGCGCCCGAGGACCTCATCGGCGTACCGCAGATCCGCGACGGCAGGTCCGTCTTCTGCCCGCCCGAGGCCATCGCCCGTGACGAGCCGTACTGCCTCTTCCTCGACGAGCTGAACGCCGCCACCCCCGATGTGCAGAAGGCGTTCTACTCCCTGATCCTCGACCGGCGCATCGGCACGTACGAGCTGCCGGCCGGGTCCATCGTCATCGGCGCCGGAAACCGGGCCACCGACAACGCGCTGGCCCGGCCCATCGCTTCCGCGCTTGTCAACCGACTCACCCACGTCCACCTGCGCGCCTCCGCCACCGACTGGCTCGTATGGGCGGGTGAGAACGGCATCCACCCATGGGTCGTCGACTACCTCGGCGACCGGCCCGACCATCTGTGGTCGCAGCCGCCCAAGACGGAGGAACCGTTCTCCACTCCCCGTTCGTGGCACATGCTCTCCGACGCGCTGCACTCCTTCGGGCCGACGCTGGACGAGGAGACGCTCAAGATCGTCGCGCACGGCACGCTCACCCCCGCGCACGCCGTGTCCTTCTGCGGCTACGCCAAGATCGTGCGGCACGCGTACGGCATCGACGCCATCATCAAGGGCGACGCCTCCTGGCCCCGCCGCATCGAGGACCGCGACCTGCTCTACTACCTGGCCGACGCCTTCCGGGGCCGGCTCGTCAAGGAACTCCCCGCCACCAAGGACCAGATCCCGCCCGCCCTGCGACAGACCGCACACCGCGCCAAGACGCTGCTCGTCCAGCTCGCCGAGATCTCCGTCGAGGTCGCCCAGACCGTCATCCGCGACGACGAGGACGGACAGCCCGTGCTGCCCGCCTGGTTCCTCGTCGAGGCCGCCCGCGACATGCCGCGGCTGGTCGAGGCCCGCCGATGA